In Salmo salar chromosome ssa15, Ssal_v3.1, whole genome shotgun sequence, one genomic interval encodes:
- the LOC106570865 gene encoding sperm acrosomal protein FSA-ACR.1 isoform X2, whose product MEQVLVNTLDEVTSDEMKRFQWLLIKHKSGKRHNKGEHCKGEHCKGEHCKGEHCKGEHCKGEHCGKEHCKGEHCGKEHCKGEHCKGEHCGKEHCGKEHCKGVHCKGEHCGKEHCGKEHCKGEHCGKEHCKGEHCGKEHCGKEHCKGEHCGKEHCGKEHCGKEHCGKEHCKGEHCGKEHCGKEHCGKEHCKREQCSEEHCKGEHRGEEHCKGEHYYCKGDTSGEERCEGEHCQRHLQKLSHSRSRRWAHMVYFILVHLLVKDLQLRRIVIYFLKLFSEHLKFYNLTIK is encoded by the coding sequence CGGAAAACGGCACAACAAAGGTGAGCACTGCAAAGGTGAGCACTGCAAAGGTGAGCACTGCAAAGGAGAGCACTGCAAAGGAGAGCACTGCAAAGGAGAGCACTGCGGCAAAGAGCACTGCAAAGGAGAGCACTGCGGCAAAGAGCACTGCAAAGGAGAGCACTGCAAAGGAGAGCACTGCGGCAAAGAGCACTGCGGCAAAGAGCACTGCAAAGGAGTGCACTGCAAAGGAGAGCACTGCGGCAAAGAGCACTGCGGCAAAGAGCACTGCAAAGGAGAGCACTGCGGCAAAGAGCACTGCAAAGGAGAGCACTGCGGCAAAGAGCACTGCGGCAAAGAGCACTGCAAAGGAGAGCACTGCGGCAAAGAGCACTGTGGCAAAGAGCACTGTGGCAAAGAGCACTGCGGCAAAGAGCACTGCAAAGGAGAGCACTGCGGCAAAGAGCACTGCGGCAAAGAGCACTGCGGCAAAGAGCACTGCAAAAGAGAGCAATGCAGCGAAGAGCACTGCAAAGGAGAGCACCGTGGCGAAGAACACTGCAAAGGAGAGCACTACTACTGCAAAGGTGACACCAGTGGTGAAGAGCGCTGCGAAGGAGAGCACTGCCAAAGGCACCTGCAAAAACTGAGCCATTCTAGATCAAGAAGATGGGCCCATATGGTATACTTTATTTTAGTCCATTTACTTGTCAAAGACCTACAATTAAGGAGGATTGTAATCTATTTTCTTAAGCTTTTCTCTGAACATTTGAAATTTTACAACCTGACAATtaaatga
- the LOC106570866 gene encoding ubiquitin-conjugating enzyme E2 L3, with translation MAASRRLHKELEEIRKSGMKNFRNIQVDESNILTWQGLIVPDNAPYDKGAFRIELIFPAEYPFKPPKITFKTKIYHPNIDEKGQVCLPVISAENWKPATKTDQVIQSLIALVNDPQPEHPLRADLAEEYSKDRKKFFKNAEEFTKKHGEKRPMD, from the exons ATGGCGGCGAGCAGGAGACTGCACAAG GAACTTGAAGAGATTCGCAAGTCTGGAATGAAAAACTTCCGAAACATTCAAGTGGATGAATCCAACATACTGACCTGGCAAGGTCTCATTGTCCCT GACAACGCTCCTTATGACAAGGGAGCTTTCAGGATTGAATTAATCTTCCCCGCCGAATACCCCTTCAAGCCCCCCAAGATCACATTCAAGACGAAGATCTACCACCCCAACATCGACGAGAAGGGACAGGTGTGTCTGCCTGTCATCAGCGCAGAGAACTGGAAGCCAGCCACCAAAACGGACCAAG TAATTCAGTCTCTGATTGCGTTGGTGAACGACCCCCAGCCAGAGCACCCCCTGAGGGCAGACTTAGCAGAAGAATACTCAAAGGACCGGAAAAAATTCTTTAAGAACGCAGAAGAGTTTACAAAGAAACATGGAGAAAAGAGACCAATGGACTGA